The Bacteroidota bacterium nucleotide sequence AGACTGGCAAAGGTTTGAAGGGTTTGTTCATCGTACTTTTAATAGCAGTGACTTATTATACTTTATCGATTTTTTTCATCACTATTATAATAATTATGAATCGCTCGAGCAATTATTTGTGAAAGGTATTGGAAAGAAAGATGAGAATATGGAACATGGTTTAAATCATTTTAAAAAGAGCTTTTTTGAACGAAATATACATTTAAAACGTACCGAAAAACATATACCGTCGCCTGCTCAAAACTCGGCTTGTAAAAGGCTAAATATGTATTTACGTTGGATGGTACGAAAAGATAATTGCGGCGTTGATTTTGGCATTTGGGAAAATATAAATCCCTCCCTGCTGCTTTGCCCGCTCGATGTGCATGTGGGCCGCACCGCCCGTAAGTTAGGT carries:
- a CDS encoding TIGR02757 family protein gives rise to the protein MNIKQLKPYLDDQVEIINRPGFITADPISIPKLFTQKRDIEIMGFFAATFAWGQRVTILNNCKKLIELFENKPYEFIINSTAKDWQRFEGFVHRTFNSSDLLYFIDFFHHYYNNYESLEQLFVKGIGKKDENMEHGLNHFKKSFFERNIHLKRTEKHIPSPAQNSACKRLNMYLRWMVRKDNCGVDFGIWENINPSLLLCPLDVHVGRTARKLGILTRPQDDWKAVIELTSNLKKLDKFDPVKYDFALYGISLFKKVHSSQ